The Bacteroidota bacterium genome contains the following window.
CGATCAGCCCGAGCGGCGCGGTACCCCTCAACTATGGCGCAAGCCAGACGTTCACCATCACGCCTGATCCGGGATACTACATTGTAGATTTGGCGGTAGACTCGGTCAACGCGGGTGCGCAGACGAGCTATACGTTCACCAACGTAACTTCGAATCACTCAATAACCGCGAGTTTCGGGACACATCTTGCCCCCGAGCTGACGAGCATATCCGCTTCATCGGCATACCGGGGTGAGACAATCAATATCACTGTGACCGGCATGAATTTTATGAACGGCTGGACCCGCCTGAACTGTGGCGCGGGAATTGCAGTCGATACTCTCGCGGTACATGGGAGCGACACGCTCCTGGCCACGATCACGGCCAGCGCGGCGGCGATCCCGGGAACGAGAACGTTCACGGTGACAAACAATCCGCCCGGCGGCGGGACGTCCCAGGGGCTCTCATTCACCGTGCTCAACCATATCCCGGGCTCATTCCATCTTCTTGCGCCCGCAACCGGCGACACGATTGTGTTGAAATCTACGCCTGTCCCGATCGCATTTGGCTGGAACCGCTCCGCAGATCTCGACATCAGCGACACGCTGACATATATTCTTCACCTGGCGGGAACTCCGGCGGGCGATGACCCGACCGTGAAAGGCGACACGACACTTTCCCTTTCAGGGCTGATGGGAACGCTGTCGCCGCACACGATCTATACGTGGAGTGTGAAGGTGACGGACGGGTATGACACCGTTGCAGCCGCCGACACATTCATGTTCAGAACGTCGGACGGAGCGATCGCTTCGGTTCTGAACGGCAAGAATCACATCCCGAAGGAATATGCGCTGGATCAGAATTACCCAAATCCCTTCAACCCTGTGACGAGAATCCAGTTCGACGTGCCCAGACAATCCATTGTAACGTTAGCGGTGTATAATGCGCTCGGCCAGCAGGTCGCAATGCTGATCGATCGCGAGCTGATGAACGCGGGCGTACAGGAAATCGGTTTTGACGGATCGCATGTCGCCTCAGGAACCTATTTCTACCATCTTGCGGCGGAAGATGTGACCAAAGATGGGGCGAGAAAAGCGCCGTTCGTCAGTATTCGAAAGATGATCCTGTTGAAATAGCCTGAATTTCGATGCCCTCCCGATTCGCGATCTGAAGGTTGTGGCTACCGATGCCCCGGGCTTGGTAGCCGCAGCCTTTGGGCTGCGTTTTTTTGGACGGCAAAAGAGATCCTTCGCTGCGCTCAGACGCAACCTGAAGGTTGCGCCTACCGATGCCTCGGGCGGAGTCGGTAGCCGCAGCCTTTAGGCTCCGTTCGTTCGGACGACAGACGAGATCCTTCGGTCGCTACGCTCCCTCAGGATGACAAATAAGGGGAAAGTGAGGCACTGCTCTTCTATTGGAACATTGGGGGGATTTTCTTATTATTGAGAGCGTTCGTTTCAACCAAACCGCTCGTACCATCCGGAATCGCTTTTTCTTCATGCGCCAGTAGCTCAATTGGATAGAGCATCAGCCTACGGAGCTGAGGGTTGGGGGTTCAAATCCCTCCTGGCGCACTTCGGTGCACAGTTTTGACCCCTCCCTGAATAGCCGCCTGCCTCATTGCAGACCGTTCCACCCCTTCTCTTAACCCTCCCCAGCCGTTCAAACTAAACATTCCCCGTGATGGTCGCTCCTCGGAGCGTTCGGATTTCATACAGTGTTCCAACTTGGAACGTTTCCTCCCTGCCCTTCCACAAGAATGTCCCTCACATGTGAAGCCGAACCTTAACCGGGCCAATAACTTAGGCCAACGGGCGGTCCTCTCTCTTATCCTGGCACATTGGTTGAAGCATATTCTGGTGAATCGTGCTGGAAAGGTATGTTCAATTTGAAGGGTGCCGGATATGCGCAAGAGTATTCAGGTCTCAGAACGGGAGAATCATAGTTTGAGTAACAAGCGCCAAACCGCATGGATTCTCACCCTATCGGGCGTCGTGTGGCTGCTCACGCTCTGGATCGGATTCGGCAAGCTCCTCACCTATTCATACACGGCGGGCCCCGTCGAGGTTTCTCCGGGAAGATGGCCCGCCGAATCGCAAATCCATTCCGTGCACCAACGGCCCACTCTCATCATGTTCGCCCATCCCAAGTGTCCCTGCACGCGGGCGAGTCTGGGGGAGCTCGCGCGGCTTGTTGCGATGTGCCCGGGAAAGTTCGACGCGCACGTCGAATTCCTAAGACCCGCCAACTGTTCCGAGGAGTGGGCCCGTTCAGACCTGTGGGACAACGCCTCCGCGATTCCGGGCGTGACGGTCAGATCCGACAGCAACGGGGTCGAGGCCGGCCGATTTAATGCCACGACCTCCGGTTACGTGGTCCTGTATAGCGCGTCGGGAGATCTTCTTTTTAGCGGCGGGATCACGGCATCGAGAGGTCACTCCGGGGACAACGCCGGCCGGGACGCGCTGGTCATGTTATTGAACGGCTCAACCTCCGTGCAGATCCAGACTCCGGTGTTCGGCTGTCCGCTCGGCAACGCGGACACGGCATGCTCCGGCGGGATGGTC
Protein-coding sequences here:
- a CDS encoding T9SS type A sorting domain-containing protein, with the translated sequence ATSGLHGAIAPAGPISANAGDNLGFTMTPDAGYHIQSVLVDGVSQGTIPAFAFTNITANHTIRAIFAIDQFTVTASAGANGSISPSGAVPLNYGASQTFTITPDPGYYIVDLAVDSVNAGAQTSYTFTNVTSNHSITASFGTHLAPELTSISASSAYRGETINITVTGMNFMNGWTRLNCGAGIAVDTLAVHGSDTLLATITASAAAIPGTRTFTVTNNPPGGGTSQGLSFTVLNHIPGSFHLLAPATGDTIVLKSTPVPIAFGWNRSADLDISDTLTYILHLAGTPAGDDPTVKGDTTLSLSGLMGTLSPHTIYTWSVKVTDGYDTVAAADTFMFRTSDGAIASVLNGKNHIPKEYALDQNYPNPFNPVTRIQFDVPRQSIVTLAVYNALGQQVAMLIDRELMNAGVQEIGFDGSHVASGTYFYHLAAEDVTKDGARKAPFVSIRKMILLK
- a CDS encoding RedB protein — encoded protein: MSNKRQTAWILTLSGVVWLLTLWIGFGKLLTYSYTAGPVEVSPGRWPAESQIHSVHQRPTLIMFAHPKCPCTRASLGELARLVAMCPGKFDAHVEFLRPANCSEEWARSDLWDNASAIPGVTVRSDSNGVEAGRFNATTSGYVVLYSASGDLLFSGGITASRGHSGDNAGRDALVMLLNGSTSVQIQTPVFGCPLGNADTACSGGMVSCAR